A genomic window from Silene latifolia isolate original U9 population chromosome Y, ASM4854445v1, whole genome shotgun sequence includes:
- the LOC141628588 gene encoding uncharacterized protein LOC141628588, whose product MDEYGSFGNLFLSLLQDCTNQLSIFIVPYVCSLVDHPATVCHFTWNNKQGDGLTWAKLDRILASPQWLSDIHSTATFLNTGVLDHSPCLESVKEGWSNQYFGSHIGTLFLKLKKLKRRAEMQVLFQRAKVQNLQLNDLSTRYFYSRLANRRVRNSIGSIQDKSGKLLQQVRVQEILNALKSIDRNKSPGIDGYSSGFLDAWNLVGHDFKAAVFEFFQTCTMPKAANSTLLVLIPKMETHLTVKDFRPIACCTTFYKVVSKLLANRLKQVLDSIIGPEQAAFMANMDIFDNTMLAHELVSKYGRAYLTSRCLLKVDIRKAFDSINWGFLKDSMLQLNFPSKFFDWIRACITSPYYSLLINGEVQGFFPGKCGLRQGDPLSPYLFVICMDVLSRLLRKLPRVVNFSYHPNCVQLNLTYLVFDDDLLVSTRGYFPSIQAVAHCLDQFSKLSGLYVNPAKTDLYMGGVADDVRNLILEATGFSMGAFPFRYLGLLCLMQESLKICINPTWTKSRVESCIGLITVSVMQMKELLLGLAVSPAQTIQQLEACTSHMRYDTNAVYDYIRARRAPIIWSSLVHGTGCHPKHSFTGIMVLNNGLPTVDRLMTCGLHLVNRCALCKCSCEDLPHLFFVCAYSRQVLIEIAHWTHLPLRSFSLAHVMQDFISTGRSDKHRASLTVTIYYVWKEINNRIFKGTKSSLENLYIVINKVVNL is encoded by the exons ATGGACGAATATGGGTCTTTTGGAAACCTGTTCTTATCTCTCTTACAGGATTGCACAAATCAGCTCAGCATATTCATTGTTCCTT ATGTTTGTAGTTTAGTGGATCACCCAGCTACAGTTTGTCACTTTACTTGGAACAACAAGCAGGGTGATGGCCTTACATGGGCTAAGTTGGATAGGATATTAGCCTCCCCACAGTGGCTATCTGACATTCATTCTACTGCTACTTTTCTGAATACAGGAGTCTTAGACCATTCTCCTTGCCTG GAGAGTGTGAAGGAAGGGTGGAGTAATCAGTATTTTGGTAGTCACATTGGTACTTTGTTTCTGAAACTTAAAAAGCTTAAGAGG AGAGCTGAAATGCAAGTTCTTTTTCAAAGGGCCAAAGTTCAGAATCTTCAGCTAAATGATCTTAGTACAAGATATTTTTACTCTAGGTTAGCTAATAGAAGAGTCAGAAACAGCATAGGAAGCATCCAGGATAAGTCTGGGAAGCTAT TGCAGCAGGTTAGGGTTCAAGAGATACTTAATGCTCTAAAGTCCATAGATAGGAACAAGAGTCCTGGTATTGATGGGTATTCCTCAGGGTTCTTGGATGCATGGAATTTGGTTGGACATGACTTTAAAGCAgctgtttttgaattttttcagaCTTGCACAATGCCTAAAGCTGCTAACTCAACTCTGTTGGTGCTTATTCCTAAAATGGAGACCCACCTCACTGTCAAAGACTTTAGACCAATTGCCTGTTGCACCACGTTTTATAAGGTGGTGAGTAAATTACTTGCCAATAGGCTAAAGCAAGTTCTTGACTCCATTATTGGTCCTGAACAAGCTGCTTTTATGGCTAATATGGACATTTTTGACAACACTATGTTGGCTCATGAGCTAGTGTCTAAATATGGCCGTGCATATCTCACTTCCAGATGCTTGTTAAAGGTTGACATAAGGAAAGCATTTGACTCTATCAATTGGGGGTTCCTTAAGGATAGTATGCTTCAACTTAATTTTCCCTCTAAATTTTTTGATTGGATTAGGGCATGCATAACTTCTCCATATTACTCATTGTTAATCAATGGTGAAGTTCAAGGTTTTTTCCCAGGGAAATGTGGGCTGAGACAAGGGGATCCTCTTTCTCCTTATCTCTTTGTCATATGCATGGATGTGTTGTCAAGGTTACTTAGAAAACTTCCTAGGGTTGTTAACTTCTCTTATCACCCTAATTGTGTTCAATTGAACCTAACTTATCTTGTCTTTGATGATGACTTGTTAGTTTCTACTCGTGGGTACTTTCCATCTATACAAGCAGTAGCACATTGCCTAGATCAGTTTAGCAAACTCTCTGGACTATATGTTAATCCTGCTAAGACTGATTTATATATGGGTGGAGTTGCAGATGATGTCAGGAATCTCATTTTGGAAGCTACAGGTTTTAGTATGGGTGCATTTCCATTCAGATACCTTGGACTCCTATGTTTAATGCAAGAATCACTCAAGATATGTATCAACCCCACTTGGACAAAATCAAGAGTAGAATCATGCATTGGCTTAATCACAGTCTCAGTTATGCAG ATGAAAGAGCTCCTCTTAGGACTTGCAGTGTCCCCTGCTCAGACTATCCAGCAGCTTGAGGCCTGCACATCTCATATGAGGTATGACACCAATGCCGTGTATGACTATATCCGAGCTAGAAGAGCTCCTATCATTTGGTCTTCCCTGGTTCATGGTACAGGCTGCCACCCCAAGCATTCTTTCACAGGAATAATGGTCCTGAATAATGGCTTACCCACAGTGGATAGATTGATGACTTGTGGACTGCACTTGGTTAATAGATGTGCATTATGCAAATGTAGCTGTGAAGACTTGCCTCACTTGTTTTTTGTTTGTGCTTACTCAAGGCAAGTGTTGATAGAGATTGCTCACTGGACTCATCTACCTTTGAGATCTTTTTCGTTGGCTCATGTTATGCAGGACTTTATCTCCACCGGAAGATCTGACAAGCACAGGGCTAGTTTGACGGTCACCATATACTATGTGTGGAAGGAAATAAATAATAGGATTTTTAAGGGGACTAAATCTTCCCTAGAAAATCTTTATATTGTAATTAATAAGGTTGTAAACCTATGA